One Paraburkholderia phymatum STM815 genomic window, CGAGGCGTCCGAAGTAGCTAAAGGTCTCGTCCGACCAGAACTTCATCTTTTCCTCATCCTCGTTGGGCACGTCGATCATCGTGGAGATGGTCGAGATGCTGAGCGGGATAGCGAAATCGTTGACGACATCACCGCCGCCTCTGGCAATCATCGCGTCGAGCAGATCTTCCGCCCTTTGTGCGATCTGCTCGACAAAAGGATCGAGCGACAACGGCAGGAAGGACGGCTGCACGACCTTGCGCAACCGCGAATGGTCGGGCGCGTCGAACAGCGTCAGGAACGTCAGCGGTGGAGGGCTGACGACCTCGGAGGAAAACAGCTTCGGGTTGCGGATCGCCTGATAGACGTCGTCATAGCGCGAGAGGAACCACACGTCCGAAGTCGCCGACTGGCAACGCAGCACCGGCGCATGCTCCCGCATCCAGCGGTAGTGCTCGTAAGGGTCGCCTTGCGAGCCGTCATCGACCACCTTGAACGGTTCCAGCCCTTCGGGCCAGTCCAGTTCGTGCGAATACGGCGGAAGCGTCGTGCCCGCGAATGGGCAGATCTGCGGCGCGCTTTGCGGCACGGCAGGTGTCGGAGCGGGCGGCGCGGCGACGCTGGGCGCGGTGTTGTCCAGCGTCATGTGCGCCAGCGCCCGGCTCATCGTGGCCTTGGAGTGGCGTGCATGCAGCGCGATCACGTCCCGCGCCGCGTTCAGGTCGCCCAGTTCGAAGGCAGCGACAATGTCCCGGTGCTGCTGGACGATATCGCCGACGATCTTGATCCTGTCGGTCAGCGTGCGAGCGATGTAGTCCTGCACGGCCAGTTCCCGGTAGCGCGCGATCAATTGGGCGTTTCCTGAAGCTTCCACTGTGAACATGTGGAAGGCGTGATTCGCCTCAATGTAGCGGCGAACATCGGTAAAGTGCCGGCCGGACACGAACGGTGCCGTCGCCTCGGCGAGCTGGCGGAAGTCGATCAGTTGCGCGCTCGATAGCCGGCCCATTGTCAGCTGCGCCGCTCCCAGTTCGAGCGCCATGCGCAGGTCGAACGCTTCATCGACATCAACAGGCGCGATGCGCTCATCGCCGGTCTGAACCACCAGGCCGGTTCCGGCGAACTTCTCATAATAGAAATTGCGCGGTGTCAGTCCTTCGGACAAGAGAAAAGTGCGCACCGCATCAACCATCGGCGGCGGCCCGCAGAGGTAGACGTCCACATCGCCATCGTTGAGCTGGGCGGCATTGATGTGGTGGGTCACATAGCCTTTGTTGAGATGAGCACTGGCGGGGCTGACGACGGTGCAGGCATAGGTGAAGTTCGGCAGGCGTTGTGCATAGGTGTCGAGCCGGTCGATGCCAACCAGATCCTCATCGCTGTTCACACCCAGGATCATGTGAATCGGATAAGGGCTGCCGCCGTCCTCGACGATCTTGTCCAGCATTGAGAGGAACGGCGCGAGGCCCGTGCCGCCCGCCAGAAACAGCACCGGCCGCTCGATGGCGCGCAGGTAGAAGCTCCCCATCGGGCCGCGAAACTCAATCGGGTCTCCTGCTTTGGCGCTTTCGCAGAGCCAGGTCGACATCACGCCTTGACGCACATTGCGCACAAGGAAAGACAGGTGCGGGTCGGACGGCCCCGAACTGAACGAGTAGGACCGCGTCTGATCGGTGCCGGGCACCCGGATGTTGACGTACTGCCCAGGAAGGAAGCTGAGATCGGCACGGTTGTCGAGTTCGACCGAGAAAGCGATCGTGCTGTCCGACGCTCGTTGGCAGCTGACGATTCGTCCCCTGTGCGAAGACGGGCCGGTACCCGAG contains:
- the benC gene encoding benzoate 1,2-dioxygenase electron transfer component BenC; protein product: MPHQITLRFEDGVTRFIECEEEERVTDAAIRARTNIPLDCRDGVCGTCKAVCESGEYVLGDCVEDALSPEEANTRKVLTCQMSPRSDCVIEIASGSDVSGTGPSSHRGRIVSCQRASDSTIAFSVELDNRADLSFLPGQYVNIRVPGTDQTRSYSFSSGPSDPHLSFLVRNVRQGVMSTWLCESAKAGDPIEFRGPMGSFYLRAIERPVLFLAGGTGLAPFLSMLDKIVEDGGSPYPIHMILGVNSDEDLVGIDRLDTYAQRLPNFTYACTVVSPASAHLNKGYVTHHINAAQLNDGDVDVYLCGPPPMVDAVRTFLLSEGLTPRNFYYEKFAGTGLVVQTGDERIAPVDVDEAFDLRMALELGAAQLTMGRLSSAQLIDFRQLAEATAPFVSGRHFTDVRRYIEANHAFHMFTVEASGNAQLIARYRELAVQDYIARTLTDRIKIVGDIVQQHRDIVAAFELGDLNAARDVIALHARHSKATMSRALAHMTLDNTAPSVAAPPAPTPAVPQSAPQICPFAGTTLPPYSHELDWPEGLEPFKVVDDGSQGDPYEHYRWMREHAPVLRCQSATSDVWFLSRYDDVYQAIRNPKLFSSEVVSPPPLTFLTLFDAPDHSRLRKVVQPSFLPLSLDPFVEQIAQRAEDLLDAMIARGGGDVVNDFAIPLSISTISTMIDVPNEDEEKMKFWSDETFSYFGRLARNAPGTGTDEQSAQAFFAYLKEAMERLALTGSQSIGGHIARMWKDGLLSEKEAKELCAFVFIAGHDTTTILVANAFRMFTEQPHLLGRIRENPADADRFVEEVARYRGTVQRVSRITTEATTVAGVDLPKGAVVRLLLSAANRDSRKFPEGETFDIDRDTNGHLGFGNGMHKCLGAPLAKLETLIATKALARKVGDIALDPARPIQYVRGNNLTNSGPEHLFVKLGGLSV